From one Oncorhynchus clarkii lewisi isolate Uvic-CL-2024 chromosome 6, UVic_Ocla_1.0, whole genome shotgun sequence genomic stretch:
- the LOC139411931 gene encoding putative claudin-24, producing MRQAGWVGPSATTGEGDGLPSHSLAVLQPGQREGQRKEQKECEECKQRRLTLKMVLLTAKIMERTALFVIFGGLVTTLVTTFIPLWKTLNSELNEVENWYSGLWHICIFAEEVGMQCKAFESLMALPMDLLASRVLMLVSVGTGALAVVVAFPGLEGVELGSGRQQGLKRGLLIVSGVLSWVSGLTTLAPVSLVAYVTLVEFWDENLPDVVPRWEYGEAMFSGWFAGLFLVIGGSLFFVSVCMADHDRQQRVASLPNTPQEKPRSQYYLKTEVL from the coding sequence ATGAGGCAGGCTGGCTGGGTCGGTCCAAGTGCTACCACAGGAGAGGGGGACGGGCTTCCCAGTCACTCACTAGCTGTTCTTcagccaggacagagagagggacagagaaaggagCAGAAAGAGTGCGAGGAGTGTAAGCAACGACGACTGACACTGAAGATGGTGCTCCTGACTGCCAAAATCATGGAGAGGACTGCGCTCTTTGTGATATTCGGGGGTCTGGTCACTACTCTGGTCACCACCTTCATTCCCCTGTGGAAGACCTTGAACTCAGAGCTGAACGAAGTGGAGAACTGGTACTCAGGCCTGTGGCACATCTGCATCTTTGCCGAGGAGGTTGGGATGCAATGTAAAGCCTTTGAATCCCTCATGGCCCTGCCCATGGACTTGCTGGCTTCCCGGGTGCTCATGCTGGTGTCTGTGGGTACTGGGGCCCTAGCCGTGGTGGTGGCCTTCCCGGGCCTGGAGGGGGTGGAACTGGGCTCTGGGAGGCAGCAAGGGTTAAAGAGGGGCCTCCTCATTGTCAGTGGGGTGCTGTCCTGGGTGTCGGGGCTCACAACACTGGCCCCCGTCTCCCTGGTGGCCTACGTGACCCTGGTGGAGTTCTGGGACGAGAACCTGCCTGACGTCGTTCCACGCTGGGAGTATGGCGAGGCCATGTTCTCCGGCTGGTTTGCGGGTCTCTTCCTGGTCATTGGAGGCTCTCTTttctttgtgtctgtgtgcatggcGGATCATGACAGGCAGCAGCGAGTGGCCAGCCTCCCAAACACCCCCCAGGAGAAGCCAAGGAGTCAGTACTACTTAAAGACAGAGGTTTTATAG